A genomic region of Zea mays cultivar B73 chromosome 6, Zm-B73-REFERENCE-NAM-5.0, whole genome shotgun sequence contains the following coding sequences:
- the LOC107275233 gene encoding Putative DNA glycosylase At3g47830 yields the protein MPRKPKRKAPASPARHDPSPEPYPSHASPCSAQCLVVRDALLAFHGFPEEFAAFRVLRLGGLSPNRDPRPSSPTVLDGLVTTLLSQNTTDAISRRAFASLKAAFPSWDQVVDEEGKRLEDAIRCGGLAATKAARIRSMLRDVRERRGKICLEYLRELSVDEVKKELSRFKGIGPKTVACVLMFYLQKDDFPVDTHVLRITKAMGWVPATASREKAYIHLNNKIPDDLKFDLNCLFVTHGKLCQSCTKKVGSDKRKSSNSACPLAGYCCIGEKLQQL from the exons ATGCCTCGCAAGCCCAAACGGAAGGCTCCGGCCTCACCGGCGAGGCACGACCCTTCGCCGGAGCCCTACCCTTCCCATGCCTCCCCCTGCTCGGCACAATGCCTGGTAGTCCGCGACGCCCTCCTCGCGTTCCACGGGTTCCCCGAAGAGTTCGCGGCCTTCCGCGTCCTCCGCCTCGGTGGCCTCTCGCCTAACCGTGACCCTCGGCCTTCGTCCCCCACAGTGCTTGACGGCCTCGTCACCACGCTCCTCTCCCAGAACACTACCGACGCCATCTCCCGCCGCGCCTTCGCCTCGCTCAAGGCCGCTTTCCCCTCCTGGGACCAG GTGGTGGATGAGGAGGGAAAGAGGTTGGAGGACGCCATCCGGTGCGGCGGCCTGGCGGCGACGAAGGCGGCCAGGATACGGTCCATGCTGAGGGACGTGAGGGAGCGGAGGGGCAAGATTTGCCTCGAGTACCTGCGGGAACTGTCGGTGGATGAGGTGAAGAAGGAGCTCTCGCGGTTCAAAGGGATTGGACCAAAGACC GTGGCATGTGTGCTGATGTTCTATCTACAGAAGGATGATTTTCCAGTGGATACTCAT GTACTCCGCATTACGAAGGCTATGGGCTGGGTTCCTGCTACAGCTAGCAGGGAGAAGGCCTACATTCATCTAAATAATAAGATTCCTGATGATCTGAAGTTTGATTTGAATTGTCTTTTTGTAACTCATGGAAAGCTTTGTCAGTCATGTACCAAAAAGGTGGGAAGTGATAAAAGAAAGAGTTCCAATTCTGCCTGTCCTCTAGCAGGTTACTGTTGTATTGGagaaaagcttcagcaactgtga